In Bacteroidia bacterium, a genomic segment contains:
- a CDS encoding TonB family protein produces the protein MNKLSEKKSRRKLYSPKQTPVKEKSLQTTTNPVYDPPTLPFVQMVKTWLNSRQTTIFLALFFALLLMGFLLKDSFYSGKGGKTAEKLIAGQKENPTAKPALPESGLTGENLSDTQIVISDESGISPDEDIPAESGAEKIPDAINLGSPDGIFDILGNPLAGEPLQFRIRNYDPSIVYEINLGNGERQRVFKETTYRYAEPGSFKVTLSFSKPGEPGLFVHRYLKIKPVEIEETDNILAENPIPPASSSPLAKADTQLPKNPVRDSGSFQTGLSGPGPSATTLIKEQPQAAPVQPQPVVKTEKTEPVISPKTPLEFAEKMPAYPGGSKALNDFFNQQINYPEMARENEIEGKVYVRFVVRPDGSASDFTVVRGIGFGCDEEALRVVNNMPKWIPGEQSGQKVSVIKTLPITFRFK, from the coding sequence ATGAACAAACTGAGCGAAAAAAAATCACGTCGCAAGCTCTATTCTCCTAAACAAACACCTGTTAAAGAAAAAAGTCTTCAAACCACAACTAATCCGGTATATGATCCACCGACATTACCATTTGTACAAATGGTGAAAACCTGGCTCAATTCACGTCAAACGACAATTTTCCTTGCTTTATTTTTTGCTCTTTTACTGATGGGCTTTCTCCTGAAAGATTCTTTCTATTCAGGAAAAGGGGGGAAAACCGCTGAAAAGCTCATCGCAGGCCAGAAAGAAAATCCGACTGCAAAACCTGCTTTGCCGGAATCAGGACTTACCGGAGAGAATCTCAGTGATACGCAAATTGTAATTTCTGACGAATCAGGTATTTCCCCTGATGAGGATATTCCCGCAGAATCCGGGGCGGAAAAAATACCTGATGCGATCAACCTGGGATCACCTGATGGCATTTTTGATATTCTGGGGAACCCGCTTGCCGGCGAACCGCTTCAGTTTCGGATCCGCAACTATGATCCCTCGATTGTCTATGAAATTAATTTAGGCAATGGAGAGCGTCAACGTGTGTTTAAGGAAACGACCTACCGATATGCCGAGCCGGGAAGTTTTAAGGTCACCCTGAGTTTTTCCAAACCCGGAGAGCCTGGGCTATTTGTGCACCGTTACCTTAAAATCAAGCCTGTAGAGATAGAGGAGACAGACAATATTCTCGCTGAAAATCCAATTCCTCCGGCAAGTTCCAGTCCATTGGCAAAGGCTGACACTCAACTCCCCAAAAACCCTGTACGGGATTCCGGATCTTTTCAGACAGGATTATCGGGCCCCGGGCCTTCTGCAACTACCCTAATCAAAGAACAACCGCAAGCTGCTCCTGTGCAACCCCAACCCGTAGTTAAAACAGAAAAAACCGAACCAGTAATTTCGCCCAAAACACCCCTGGAATTTGCAGAAAAAATGCCTGCCTATCCCGGAGGATCCAAAGCGCTGAACGACTTCTTCAATCAGCAGATCAACTATCCCGAAATGGCCCGTGAAAACGAAATTGAAGGGAAAGTGTACGTCCGGTTTGTCGTTCGTCCGGATGGTTCTGCCAGCGACTTTACGGTCGTACGGGGGATTGGATTCGGCTGTGATGAAGAAGCCCTCCGTGTAGTAAACAACATGCCCAAATGGATTCCCGGAGAACAATCGGGACAAAAAGTTTCTGTGATCAAAACATTGCCTATTACTTTCAGATTTAAATAA
- a CDS encoding TonB-dependent receptor, whose protein sequence is MTIRLTILRYVISLFTLLLLSSAYTFAQHTIRGVVLDESNDESVIGATVTIKNQAVGTTTDMDGMFSLSTDLDFPLTLEISLFDFITTYVIVEEETELLAIVLRPENTFSEEIVVSASRIEERILESPVSIEKFTLMKIRETPGVDIFASMAGMKGVQINTSSLTFTSINTRGFADAQNWRFIQYADGMEINSPGLNYSFGNLIGPTELDLRNVEIVPGPGSALYGPNAFNGLLVMNSKSPFDYQGVSAQVKGGITVQNASGNNPFGEFSLRYGKMINEKWAWKINLNYLTATDWGANDESYHITPQNISQKDQLLQLPRSHPNFNAVNVYGDEIAVPVFITPDSSIQVNRSGIAESEILDYSVNNFKVNGSLHFRPTKNVEASYDVRFFHADAILRHTTVYPLRDIRQLIQKLEVHGDEFNVKAYYSYEDANKSYALLGTGAFIQEGLKSSARWSADYGAAYRGEVPGIAPGDHSASRLFADRDIPGSTSEAFQKLRTASLSNPDVLTGGSRFIDKSSMLHVEANYDFRGKITFFDLQEGISFRRYFLNSEGNLFNDGPSGFNGIIPIQEYGAYAQGSKDLLNDHLAIRASLRMDKNQNFEARVSPRASAVVTLGKERQHNFRFSGQTGFRNPATQETYIALDIGSAVILGGTQDNIYNYNYSMGESQVVNGRDIHQQLVTLASVGQFLATGANNPSLLVPARLEFLKQEQISTFEFGYRGLLGQKLLIDANVYYNTYRDFVTRTLAYSLLVNRAFAVYTNVPDEITSYGAGLQLEYLFPLGYRVWGNYTYTNFDADKALANNPGFFPAFNTPKNRFNINISNRDVFEGIGFSAAFRWSDSYLWQSPFGQGEIKAYSVVDAALSYRIAPAKSTIKVGAANLLNHEYKQIYGGPAIGAQYYLSLTFDELSGQP, encoded by the coding sequence ATGACGATTCGCCTTACTATTTTACGCTATGTAATCTCCTTGTTCACCTTATTGCTGCTTTCATCTGCTTACACTTTTGCCCAACATACGATCCGAGGTGTCGTCCTTGACGAATCCAACGACGAGTCTGTGATCGGCGCTACGGTTACCATTAAAAATCAGGCTGTAGGAACCACCACAGATATGGATGGCATGTTTTCACTCAGTACTGACCTGGATTTTCCCCTAACCCTTGAAATTTCCTTATTCGACTTTATCACAACTTATGTCATTGTAGAAGAAGAAACCGAACTTCTTGCAATTGTTTTACGACCCGAAAATACGTTCAGCGAAGAGATCGTGGTCTCCGCTTCACGGATCGAAGAAAGAATCCTTGAATCACCGGTCTCCATTGAGAAGTTTACCCTGATGAAAATCAGAGAAACGCCGGGGGTAGATATTTTTGCCAGCATGGCCGGAATGAAAGGTGTGCAAATCAATACCAGCAGCCTCACCTTTACCTCCATCAACACGCGTGGATTTGCCGATGCTCAAAACTGGCGGTTTATTCAGTATGCCGATGGTATGGAAATCAATTCACCCGGGCTGAACTATTCATTCGGAAACCTGATCGGCCCTACAGAGCTTGACCTGCGCAATGTAGAGATTGTACCGGGCCCGGGTTCTGCGCTTTACGGACCTAACGCCTTTAACGGTCTGCTTGTAATGAATTCCAAAAGTCCCTTTGACTATCAGGGTGTCAGCGCCCAGGTGAAAGGCGGGATAACGGTACAAAATGCTTCCGGGAATAATCCTTTCGGCGAATTTTCTCTCCGCTATGGGAAAATGATCAACGAAAAATGGGCATGGAAAATAAATCTCAACTATCTCACTGCGACCGATTGGGGGGCAAATGACGAATCTTATCATATCACGCCTCAAAATATTTCACAGAAAGACCAGTTATTACAACTTCCCCGCTCCCACCCCAACTTCAACGCAGTGAACGTTTATGGGGATGAAATTGCTGTGCCGGTATTTATTACTCCGGATTCTTCGATTCAGGTCAACCGCTCAGGTATTGCCGAATCAGAAATCCTTGACTACAGTGTCAACAACTTCAAAGTCAATGGTTCGTTGCATTTCCGCCCGACAAAAAATGTAGAGGCAAGTTACGACGTGCGCTTTTTTCATGCAGACGCTATCCTGCGTCATACCACTGTTTACCCTCTGCGCGATATACGGCAGTTGATCCAGAAACTGGAAGTACACGGGGATGAGTTTAATGTAAAGGCCTACTACAGCTACGAGGATGCCAATAAATCCTATGCACTGCTGGGAACAGGGGCATTTATACAGGAAGGGCTGAAATCCAGTGCCCGCTGGTCAGCGGACTATGGAGCGGCTTACAGGGGTGAAGTTCCCGGTATAGCCCCCGGCGACCACTCAGCTTCCCGGTTATTTGCTGACAGAGATATACCTGGTTCCACCAGCGAAGCTTTTCAAAAACTTCGCACAGCCAGTCTTTCCAACCCCGATGTACTCACCGGCGGCTCCCGATTCATCGACAAATCGAGTATGTTGCATGTCGAAGCCAATTACGACTTCCGGGGAAAAATTACCTTCTTTGATCTTCAGGAAGGAATCAGCTTCCGCCGGTATTTCCTCAACTCCGAAGGCAATCTTTTCAATGACGGGCCTTCAGGGTTTAACGGCATCATCCCAATCCAGGAATACGGCGCATATGCACAGGGATCCAAAGATTTGCTGAATGACCATCTGGCGATCAGGGCTTCGCTCCGCATGGATAAAAACCAGAACTTTGAAGCGAGAGTCAGCCCCAGGGCATCGGCTGTGGTAACATTGGGGAAAGAGCGGCAGCACAACTTCAGGTTCTCAGGCCAAACGGGTTTTCGCAACCCGGCAACGCAGGAGACCTATATAGCGCTTGATATTGGAAGTGCCGTTATCCTCGGTGGAACCCAGGATAATATTTATAACTATAACTACAGCATGGGGGAAAGCCAGGTCGTCAATGGAAGGGATATCCACCAGCAACTCGTAACGCTCGCTTCAGTCGGACAATTTCTCGCCACTGGCGCCAATAATCCTTCCCTGCTGGTACCCGCCCGGCTCGAATTTCTGAAACAAGAACAGATATCTACCTTTGAGTTTGGCTACCGGGGACTTTTGGGACAAAAACTCCTGATCGATGCAAATGTCTATTACAATACCTACCGCGACTTTGTAACCCGAACCCTTGCTTACAGCTTGCTGGTCAACCGGGCCTTTGCCGTCTATACCAATGTTCCCGACGAAATCACCAGCTATGGCGCAGGGCTGCAACTGGAGTATCTCTTCCCACTGGGCTATCGTGTATGGGGTAACTATACCTATACAAACTTTGATGCAGATAAAGCACTGGCCAATAATCCCGGCTTTTTCCCAGCGTTCAATACACCCAAAAACCGGTTTAATATCAATATCAGCAACCGCGATGTTTTTGAAGGAATTGGGTTCAGCGCAGCTTTCCGCTGGTCAGATTCTTACCTTTGGCAGTCTCCTTTTGGACAGGGTGAAATCAAAGCCTATAGTGTTGTCGATGCGGCACTCAGCTATCGGATCGCACCCGCAAAGTCCACGATAAAAGTGGGTGCAGCCAACCTGTTGAATCATGAGTACAAACAAATCTATGGAGGACCGGCTATTGGTGCCCAATATTACCTGAGCCTTACCTTTGACGAATTGTCAGGGCAACCCTGA
- a CDS encoding metallophosphatase domain-containing protein yields the protein MKIICISDTHGKHQLFPLPEGDMILHAGDFSKRGTEDQISDFLKWFSSLDYRYKVFIAGNHDFLAEKEPMKFHRLIPNNCIYLQDSGVEIEGIKIWGSPVTPWFYDWAFNRHRGAEILPYWEKIPPDTQILLTHGPPAGILDQTFRGEKVGCLDLKERIETIRPRIHIFGHIHEAAGTIEQDGTLFVNASMLNLHYEPENEPVVIDW from the coding sequence GTGAAAATTATATGCATTTCTGATACCCACGGTAAACACCAATTGTTTCCGCTTCCGGAAGGAGATATGATTCTCCATGCCGGAGACTTCAGCAAAAGAGGAACAGAAGATCAGATCAGCGATTTTCTGAAGTGGTTTTCTTCGCTCGACTACCGGTATAAGGTTTTTATAGCGGGAAACCACGATTTCCTTGCCGAAAAAGAACCGATGAAATTTCACCGGTTGATTCCCAACAATTGCATCTACCTGCAGGATTCGGGGGTAGAAATTGAAGGAATAAAAATCTGGGGATCGCCGGTAACCCCCTGGTTTTACGACTGGGCGTTTAACCGCCACCGGGGGGCAGAAATTCTCCCCTACTGGGAAAAAATCCCGCCAGACACACAAATTCTTCTCACCCACGGGCCACCAGCCGGCATTCTTGACCAAACTTTCCGTGGTGAAAAAGTGGGCTGTCTCGACTTAAAAGAAAGAATTGAAACCATTCGGCCCCGGATACATATCTTTGGACATATTCATGAGGCAGCAGGGACAATAGAGCAAGACGGAACCCTCTTTGTGAATGCCAGTATGCTCAACCTACATTACGAGCCGGAAAATGAACCGGTGGTCATTGACTGGTAG
- a CDS encoding PLP-dependent aspartate aminotransferase family protein, which yields MHLNKSTAAVHSGTIKDPQNRGILSPVFPGTSYEYLDTDKSVYPRYYNTPNQESVVKKLCALEHGEDGLVFSSGMAAVVTTLLALLKAGDHAVFQGGIYGGTHHMVTAEFGGMGIEYSFTPTNDPADFEAAIRPETRLIYIETPSNPLLALTDIAAIADLAKRKGLITVIDNTFASPVNQNPIDLGIDVVLHSGTKYLSGHSDIICGAAISSREIMAEIRSRSVNLGGTLNAQTCYLLERSLRTLVIRVERQNQNALELARFLARHEAISAVNYPGLESHPDHVLAVQQMSGFGGMLSFELKDLDVVAFQQNLQLIHPAMSLGGVESIICSPRMTSHAKLTAEARAAMGISDQLLRFSVGIEDANDLIQDIQQAVEKTYQSMTTGSFSGS from the coding sequence ATGCATCTCAATAAATCTACCGCAGCGGTTCACTCAGGCACAATCAAAGACCCCCAAAACCGGGGAATACTATCTCCTGTATTTCCGGGTACTTCCTATGAGTATCTTGACACGGACAAAAGCGTGTATCCCCGTTATTACAATACTCCTAATCAGGAATCCGTGGTGAAAAAGCTCTGTGCACTGGAGCATGGAGAAGATGGACTCGTATTTTCCTCCGGAATGGCGGCTGTCGTTACCACGCTGCTTGCTTTGCTGAAAGCCGGCGACCACGCGGTTTTTCAGGGAGGAATTTATGGCGGTACACATCATATGGTGACCGCAGAGTTTGGGGGAATGGGCATCGAATACTCTTTTACCCCCACCAACGATCCTGCGGATTTTGAAGCTGCGATTCGCCCCGAAACCAGGCTGATCTATATCGAAACACCTTCCAATCCGCTTTTAGCGCTTACAGATATTGCGGCGATTGCTGATCTGGCAAAAAGGAAGGGGTTAATCACGGTCATAGACAATACTTTTGCTTCTCCTGTCAATCAGAATCCCATTGACCTGGGTATAGATGTCGTGCTTCACAGTGGTACCAAATATCTCAGTGGTCACAGTGATATTATCTGCGGAGCAGCGATCAGTTCACGGGAGATTATGGCTGAAATCCGCAGTCGTTCGGTCAACCTCGGCGGAACCCTCAACGCACAGACGTGTTACCTGCTGGAGCGGAGCCTGCGCACGCTTGTGATCCGGGTTGAAAGACAGAACCAAAATGCCCTCGAACTGGCAAGGTTTCTTGCGCGCCATGAAGCCATTTCCGCTGTAAATTATCCCGGACTGGAATCTCACCCTGATCATGTACTGGCTGTACAGCAAATGTCGGGATTTGGGGGAATGCTTTCTTTTGAATTAAAAGATCTGGATGTCGTGGCATTTCAGCAAAACCTCCAACTCATCCATCCGGCGATGAGCCTTGGTGGCGTGGAGTCAATTATTTGTTCTCCGAGAATGACTTCACATGCAAAACTTACGGCTGAAGCCCGCGCTGCAATGGGTATCTCTGATCAATTGCTGCGGTTTTCGGTAGGAATTGAAGATGCCAATGATTTGATTCAGGACATTCAGCAGGCGGTGGAAAAGACCTACCAGTCAATGACCACCGGTTCATTTTCCGGCTCGTAA
- the folB gene encoding dihydroneopterin aldolase, whose protein sequence is MQNQFMTGTIFLQDLKVLCIVGIHPKERDFKQALFLDIEVDQDFAPAANSEFVGDTVDYSVLAEAADALLITKKYQLIETAAEEICQLVFARWPQVTRCKVKIKKPAAVPQASFSAVSVERFPR, encoded by the coding sequence ATGCAAAATCAATTTATGACCGGAACGATATTTCTTCAGGATCTTAAAGTTCTCTGTATAGTAGGTATTCACCCCAAAGAGCGGGATTTTAAGCAGGCTTTATTTCTCGATATAGAAGTCGATCAGGATTTTGCCCCGGCGGCCAACTCCGAATTTGTAGGAGATACCGTAGATTATAGCGTACTGGCTGAAGCTGCTGATGCGCTTCTTATTACCAAAAAGTATCAGTTAATAGAAACAGCGGCAGAGGAAATTTGCCAGTTGGTTTTTGCCCGATGGCCGCAGGTGACCCGTTGTAAAGTAAAAATCAAAAAACCGGCGGCTGTGCCACAGGCCTCATTTTCGGCTGTTTCCGTGGAAAGATTCCCCCGGTAA
- a CDS encoding metallophosphoesterase, whose translation MNKFSFLLIGLFLICGWIPAAFSQYKLPDEAFSFAITGDHTEGASGRFDQIIAGVSLIGPAFMIQNGNMIAGKTTDTELLRQQWQAFRQQIRPLDGIQFFPVPGTRDVSGKDGNIKVQKIYQEQWGSLYYSFDYKNAHFIVLHSNDSTEANIAALQTNWLTHDLIKNQEKDHIFVFVHHPATKLRNATEMHRLFAEYGVSAVFCGHAPGYEYSEKDGIAYVMTNGSGKSGFTDNDFFLLVSVRDQSFRIALIASNGVVAPFPPKE comes from the coding sequence ATGAACAAATTCTCTTTTCTTCTTATCGGTCTGTTTTTGATTTGCGGATGGATTCCGGCTGCATTTTCTCAATATAAATTGCCGGATGAGGCGTTTTCTTTTGCCATTACCGGTGATCATACTGAGGGTGCGTCCGGGCGGTTTGACCAAATCATTGCAGGTGTCAGTCTGATTGGCCCAGCATTTATGATTCAGAATGGCAATATGATTGCCGGAAAAACTACGGATACAGAATTATTGCGGCAGCAATGGCAGGCTTTCCGGCAGCAGATTCGCCCTTTGGATGGGATTCAGTTTTTTCCGGTTCCGGGTACCCGGGATGTTTCGGGAAAAGACGGAAATATAAAGGTGCAGAAAATCTATCAGGAGCAATGGGGGAGTTTGTATTACTCTTTCGATTATAAAAACGCCCATTTTATCGTTTTACACTCCAATGACTCTACAGAAGCCAATATTGCAGCACTTCAGACCAACTGGCTGACCCATGATCTGATCAAAAACCAGGAGAAAGACCATATATTCGTTTTTGTCCACCACCCTGCGACAAAGCTCAGAAATGCAACGGAGATGCATCGTCTCTTTGCCGAATATGGTGTATCGGCGGTGTTTTGTGGCCATGCACCCGGGTACGAGTACAGCGAGAAAGACGGGATCGCTTATGTGATGACCAACGGAAGTGGAAAGTCAGGTTTCACTGACAATGATTTTTTTCTGTTGGTATCAGTTCGCGACCAATCCTTCCGGATTGCCCTGATTGCTTCCAATGGGGTAGTGGCACCTTTTCCTCCGAAGGAGTAG